The Clostridia bacterium genome includes a region encoding these proteins:
- a CDS encoding DUF975 family protein encodes MRPYKYFKTIAKMRLTGKYIKCIVAFLFVTLLTNLLTILPGKINLDMYQYLIFSIPSYLILIPCFRMGAIGIVFNSLENKDAPFGNLFDGFKYIFKLIPIFITKLISFVPLFITGVFFYKFASDDLIKGIIEYTSHPDQNTLDSLSLILENNSLFITMVEMFFVLSMVISIIVSCYIALSEYILYNENTSGIKAVIKSIKLMRGHILYYIGFNLSFILWHIAASFTYGLSTLFLNPYKEAAFIIFYNYLRFAEGEDISTVSDEPIKEE; translated from the coding sequence ATGCGTCCATATAAATATTTTAAAACTATTGCGAAAATGAGGCTTACGGGGAAATATATAAAATGTATTGTTGCATTTTTATTTGTTACCCTGCTTACTAATTTATTAACTATTTTGCCGGGTAAGATAAATTTAGATATGTATCAGTATTTAATTTTTTCTATCCCCTCTTATCTTATACTTATTCCATGCTTCAGAATGGGAGCGATAGGAATTGTATTTAATTCACTTGAAAATAAAGATGCTCCTTTTGGCAATTTATTTGACGGATTTAAGTATATTTTTAAACTTATTCCAATATTTATTACAAAACTTATTTCCTTTGTGCCGCTTTTTATAACAGGTGTTTTCTTCTATAAATTTGCAAGTGATGATTTAATAAAAGGTATTATAGAGTACACTTCTCATCCTGACCAGAATACTTTAGACAGTTTATCTTTAATTTTAGAAAACAATTCTTTATTTATTACAATGGTTGAGATGTTCTTTGTTTTATCTATGGTTATCTCTATTATTGTAAGTTGTTATATTGCTTTATCGGAATATATATTATATAATGAAAATACATCAGGTATTAAAGCAGTTATAAAAAGTATTAAATTAATGAGAGGGCATATACTATATTACATCGGCTTTAATCTCAGTTTTATATTATGGCATATTGCAGCATCCTTTACATATGGGTTAAGCACACTGTTTTTAAATCCGTATAAAGAAGCCGCTTTTATTATATTTTATAATTATTTAAGGTTTGCTGAGGGCGAAGATATTTCAACCGTTTCAGACGAGCCGATTAAGGAGGAATAA
- a CDS encoding AzlD domain-containing protein, with translation MNYERILICIFLMAGITYLIRMLPLAFFRKEIESNFVNSFFSYIPYAVLGAMTFPEVFYSTGNFISALCGVIVAIFLSFKNKSMIIVSLSACGAVFITERFLELIKFL, from the coding sequence ATGAACTACGAGAGAATTTTAATTTGTATATTTTTAATGGCAGGTATAACATATCTTATAAGAATGTTGCCTCTTGCATTTTTCAGAAAAGAAATAGAAAGTAATTTTGTTAACTCTTTTTTCAGTTATATTCCATATGCAGTTTTAGGTGCCATGACATTTCCTGAAGTATTCTATTCAACAGGTAATTTTATTTCTGCCTTGTGTGGAGTAATAGTTGCAATATTCTTATCATTTAAGAATAAGAGTATGATCATTGTATCTTTATCTGCCTGTGGAGCTGTATTTATTACCGAAAGATTTTTAGAACTGATTAAGTTTTTATAA
- a CDS encoding AzlC family ABC transporter permease: MGLKDGVPIALAYISVSFAFGLLATQGGLSIFTSVLISLTNLTSAGQFAGLDIIIAGGTLIELAVTTLIINLRYFLMSFAISQKVEKNMTVLQRLICSFGITDEVFAVICQREEKVSFKYFLGLIILPILGWSTGTLTGAGASMLLPPTIRTALSIAIYGMFIAIIIPPAKKFKPYFYAILISVLISLIFRYTPFLNLISGGWVIIIASVVASLICAYYFPIRK; this comes from the coding sequence ATGGGGTTAAAGGATGGTGTTCCAATAGCACTTGCATACATATCCGTATCTTTTGCTTTTGGGTTACTTGCCACTCAGGGTGGTTTATCGATATTTACATCAGTTTTAATATCCCTGACTAATTTAACAAGTGCAGGGCAATTTGCAGGGCTTGATATAATTATTGCAGGTGGCACACTTATTGAACTTGCAGTTACTACTTTAATAATAAACTTAAGATATTTTCTTATGTCTTTTGCCATATCTCAGAAAGTGGAAAAAAATATGACTGTATTACAAAGGCTTATTTGTTCATTCGGTATTACAGACGAGGTTTTTGCTGTTATATGCCAAAGAGAAGAAAAGGTGTCGTTTAAATATTTCTTAGGTCTTATAATATTGCCGATTTTAGGCTGGTCGACAGGTACTCTGACAGGAGCAGGGGCGAGTATGCTTCTTCCCCCAACTATAAGAACTGCTCTTTCTATTGCTATATATGGAATGTTTATAGCCATTATCATTCCTCCGGCAAAAAAATTTAAACCCTACTTTTACGCAATCTTAATATCAGTTTTAATTAGTTTGATATTTAGATATACACCATTTTTAAATTTAATATCGGGAGGTTGGGTAATAATAATTGCATCGGTTGTTGCATCTTTAATATGTGCATATTATTTCCCGATTAGAAAATGA